In Alkalihalobacillus sp. FSL W8-0930, a single window of DNA contains:
- a CDS encoding MMPL family transporter — protein MKTILRFKWGVAAALLVLAVLLFITAPPLADLVEEKGSVQLDDSYSSSQASAILDAAGENEQTISVVVEFNDTLTGNEEAIQSLIDNIEARSFDAPVEVLSLFESDEIRDQVVSEDESVALIPITIDGTNDDVIAIGDELTDLTIDNGNVYVTGEALLNHDVDVTSQEGLAKTELITVILIFVLLLVVFRAVVTPLVPLLSVGITYVISQSIVSFLADWFDFPISNYTQIFLVAVLFGIGTDYCILLLSRYKEELAAGHDTQTAILNTYRTAGKTLFFSGLAVFIGFAAIGFADFTIYQSAVGVAVGIAVLLLVLYTFVPFLMAVLKQKLFWPSKKVGSHADNKLWGWLGKLSIFRPVVSLVIVAVITIPFIFIYNDDISFNNVDEISADADSVKGLRVIESGFGIGNALPVQIVINSEEDIVTPDILANIEALSRFVAGMDEVDKVIGITRPAGEELEDLYVDHQLAQLGEGLDEAVDGTDQLEDGLTQVSDQLRQISEQVSGSTGEQSNGSLTEAATGLDQMNEQIGGISQQLQQTQDVQTAAAQLAGIQEGLTQVSAGLTNGAAELEGASAQVGELSGGLVQLADAVDDISDGVAELRTGLEESATFANDVASADYVRGTGIYIPDELLENEDFEEVIDMYTFSDRQGLTLEVNLKADPYSIEGIDATREVKEAVAQFVQGTPLEDMQIEFAGVSSINSDLEEISSADFTRTVTIIMVGLFITLMILLRSWTQPIVIIAGLLLAYYTSLGIAELVFVHIMGYAGLSWAVPFFGFVMLVALGVDYSIFLFDRYQEEKKLGVREGLMKSMVKMGSVIITAAIILSGTFGAMMPSGVLSLMQIGTVVVSGLMLFGLVILPLFIPAVISLGEAKEKNVE, from the coding sequence ATGAAAACCATCTTACGCTTTAAATGGGGAGTAGCTGCCGCACTACTTGTGCTAGCTGTTTTATTATTTATCACTGCACCTCCACTAGCTGATTTAGTGGAGGAAAAAGGTTCTGTTCAGCTGGATGATTCCTATAGCTCAAGTCAGGCTTCGGCTATTCTCGATGCAGCAGGAGAAAATGAACAAACAATTAGTGTCGTCGTTGAGTTCAACGATACGCTAACAGGAAATGAAGAGGCGATTCAATCTTTAATTGATAACATCGAAGCGCGATCATTTGATGCGCCAGTTGAAGTGTTATCCCTCTTTGAATCAGATGAAATCCGTGATCAAGTGGTGTCAGAGGATGAGAGTGTCGCCTTAATCCCCATTACCATCGATGGAACAAATGATGATGTGATTGCGATTGGAGATGAACTAACAGATTTAACAATTGATAACGGGAATGTCTACGTTACTGGAGAAGCGCTTTTAAACCATGATGTAGATGTTACGTCACAAGAGGGCTTAGCAAAAACAGAGCTTATTACAGTCATTCTGATCTTTGTTCTATTGCTTGTTGTCTTTAGAGCCGTTGTCACGCCGCTTGTCCCTTTGCTATCAGTCGGAATTACATATGTCATCAGTCAATCCATTGTTTCCTTTTTAGCTGACTGGTTTGATTTTCCGATCTCGAATTATACGCAAATCTTTTTAGTGGCTGTCCTGTTTGGGATCGGGACAGATTATTGTATTTTACTACTTAGCCGCTACAAAGAAGAGCTGGCTGCAGGTCATGATACGCAAACGGCGATTTTAAACACGTATCGTACAGCAGGAAAAACGCTGTTTTTTAGTGGATTAGCCGTATTTATCGGATTCGCTGCCATTGGTTTTGCTGACTTTACCATCTATCAATCAGCGGTTGGTGTAGCCGTAGGAATTGCCGTTTTACTACTTGTTTTGTATACATTTGTTCCATTTTTAATGGCGGTCTTAAAACAGAAGTTATTCTGGCCTTCTAAAAAGGTTGGATCGCATGCAGATAACAAGCTATGGGGATGGTTAGGCAAGCTGTCGATCTTTAGACCTGTGGTCTCCCTAGTGATTGTAGCTGTTATTACGATTCCTTTTATTTTCATTTATAATGATGACATTTCGTTTAACAACGTAGATGAAATTAGTGCAGATGCTGACTCTGTAAAAGGTCTAAGAGTCATTGAAAGTGGATTTGGAATTGGAAATGCGCTTCCGGTTCAGATCGTTATCAATAGTGAAGAGGATATTGTGACTCCAGACATACTTGCCAACATTGAGGCCCTATCTCGTTTTGTTGCAGGAATGGATGAGGTAGACAAAGTAATCGGAATTACCCGTCCGGCTGGAGAAGAGCTCGAGGATCTGTATGTCGATCATCAACTAGCTCAGCTAGGAGAAGGACTGGATGAAGCCGTAGATGGCACAGACCAGCTTGAGGACGGATTAACACAAGTTTCTGACCAATTACGCCAGATCAGTGAACAAGTATCAGGAAGCACAGGAGAGCAGTCTAATGGCTCTTTAACGGAGGCTGCAACCGGACTTGATCAAATGAACGAACAAATAGGTGGGATCTCACAGCAGCTTCAACAAACACAGGACGTGCAAACGGCTGCTGCTCAGTTAGCTGGTATTCAAGAAGGTCTTACACAGGTAAGCGCAGGTCTAACAAATGGTGCAGCAGAGCTTGAAGGAGCGAGTGCACAAGTAGGTGAGCTTTCTGGAGGATTGGTCCAACTCGCGGATGCTGTGGATGACATCTCAGATGGAGTAGCGGAGCTTCGTACTGGCTTAGAGGAATCTGCGACTTTCGCAAATGACGTTGCTTCTGCTGATTACGTTCGCGGCACAGGAATCTACATTCCAGATGAGCTACTGGAAAACGAGGACTTTGAAGAAGTCATTGATATGTACACCTTCTCGGATCGCCAAGGGCTGACACTTGAAGTGAACCTTAAAGCCGATCCATATTCTATCGAAGGAATTGATGCAACACGAGAAGTAAAAGAAGCAGTTGCCCAGTTTGTACAAGGGACACCTCTTGAGGATATGCAGATTGAGTTTGCTGGTGTATCGAGTATTAATAGCGACTTGGAAGAAATCTCTTCGGCTGACTTTACTCGTACGGTCACAATCATTATGGTTGGGCTTTTCATCACGTTGATGATTCTGCTTCGCTCATGGACACAGCCGATCGTCATCATCGCCGGTTTATTGCTTGCTTACTATACCTCTCTAGGTATTGCTGAACTCGTGTTTGTGCACATCATGGGCTATGCAGGGTTAAGCTGGGCTGTTCCATTCTTTGGCTTTGTAATGCTCGTTGCACTTGGAGTGGATTACTCAATCTTCTTATTCGACCGCTACCAGGAAGAAAAGAAATTGGGGGTGCGCGAAGGATTAATGAAGTCAATGGTGAAAATGGGTTCTGTTATCATCACTGCAGCGATTATTCTTTCCGGAACATTCGGAGCGATGATGCCATCCGGTGTCTTATCACTTATGCAAATCGGAACGGTTGTTGTAAGTGGATTGATGCTGTTTGGCCTAGTGATCCTTCCGTTATTCATTCCAGCTGTTATTAGCTTAGGAGAAGCGAAAGAGAAAAACGTAGAATGA
- a CDS encoding GntR family transcriptional regulator encodes MQTKYSKIIEVVKSRILDGTYIPHKKIGSESMFMKEFGVSRHTVRIAIGDLVKDGWLYRSQGSGTYCADRTIEKLTINSPKNIAIITTYISDYIFPLIIRGAEPYLAEKGYQVSLYSTNNNVETEKKVLESILSLGVDAAIIEPTKSARSNPNINYYFSLERANIPYVMINAFYDELDPLCLILDDEKGGYLQTEHLIKQGHTDILGFFKTDDRQGAKRKKGYIKAHRAHQLPISPDNIIDYDSEEKKDKPKAELERILKDRTTKPTGLVAYNDQLVVDLLDVLRSHELSVPDDISIVGFDDSNLATATEVKLTTIQHPKLAMGEQAAEMIIQLIENQRLPQPEPIESIIYEPKLVERQSTKEVR; translated from the coding sequence ATGCAGACAAAATATAGCAAGATTATAGAAGTGGTAAAGTCACGTATTCTTGATGGCACCTATATTCCTCATAAAAAGATAGGATCAGAAAGTATGTTTATGAAGGAATTTGGCGTGAGCCGTCACACAGTCCGAATTGCCATAGGGGACTTAGTTAAGGATGGTTGGCTTTACCGCTCTCAAGGTTCTGGTACATACTGTGCCGATCGAACCATTGAGAAATTAACTATAAATAGTCCGAAGAATATTGCAATCATCACCACCTATATCTCGGATTATATTTTCCCCCTTATTATTCGTGGGGCTGAACCCTACTTAGCAGAAAAGGGGTACCAGGTCAGCTTGTACAGTACGAATAATAATGTAGAAACAGAGAAAAAGGTGCTTGAAAGCATTTTATCGTTGGGGGTAGATGCAGCCATCATCGAGCCAACCAAAAGTGCTCGCTCGAATCCAAACATTAATTATTACTTCAGTCTTGAACGCGCTAACATACCGTATGTGATGATTAATGCATTTTATGATGAGCTTGATCCACTTTGTCTCATTTTAGATGATGAAAAAGGTGGCTACCTGCAAACCGAGCATTTAATTAAACAAGGCCATACAGATATCTTAGGCTTCTTCAAAACGGATGACCGTCAAGGAGCCAAACGTAAAAAAGGTTATATCAAAGCGCATAGAGCCCATCAGCTTCCAATTTCGCCTGATAATATCATCGATTATGATTCAGAAGAAAAGAAAGATAAACCAAAGGCAGAATTAGAGCGTATCCTAAAAGATCGCACAACTAAGCCAACAGGTCTTGTCGCCTACAACGATCAGCTTGTTGTGGATCTATTGGATGTGCTGCGTTCGCACGAATTAAGTGTGCCTGATGACATCTCAATCGTTGGATTTGATGACTCAAATCTAGCAACAGCCACGGAAGTCAAACTCACAACCATCCAGCATCCAAAGCTGGCAATGGGAGAGCAAGCAGCAGAAATGATCATTCAATTAATTGAAAATCAAAGACTGCCTCAGCCCGAACCAATTGAGTCCATTATCTATGAACCGAAACTGGTTGAACGCCAGTCTACTAAGGAAGTCCGCTGA
- a CDS encoding MarR family transcriptional regulator, with amino-acid sequence MNKPKLSEAITLFSDILSYGQQTLFKEISSKNLKVLSVEQIDLLSLLASRGPLNSTQIASFLGLHKSAISSRLKKLEELELITLRKSDEDFRVKFAELTSEGEAEIQTCQELMLEYFGNLFSDFKEEDLTYFIKMLGLVKDRLLTENPDQK; translated from the coding sequence TTGAACAAGCCTAAGCTTTCTGAGGCCATTACACTTTTTTCTGATATTTTATCTTACGGACAGCAGACGCTTTTTAAGGAGATTTCGTCAAAGAATCTTAAAGTACTCTCTGTTGAGCAAATTGATCTATTGAGCCTTCTTGCTTCTCGTGGTCCTTTGAACTCCACTCAAATCGCATCATTTCTCGGGTTGCACAAAAGTGCGATCTCTTCACGACTTAAGAAATTAGAGGAACTCGAGCTCATTACTTTGCGAAAGTCCGACGAGGATTTTAGAGTGAAATTCGCGGAATTAACAAGTGAGGGCGAAGCAGAAATCCAAACCTGCCAAGAGTTGATGCTCGAATACTTTGGCAATCTTTTTAGTGATTTTAAAGAAGAGGATTTAACGTACTTTATCAAGATGCTGGGATTGGTAAAGGATCGTTTATTAACAGAGAATCCAGATCAAAAATAA
- a CDS encoding ABC transporter ATP-binding protein yields MMRLFAYVKPFRIQIVWVIAFTFLQALAQLVLPTLMARIVDVGIVEGDSAFILQTGGWMLGVSAVGVVFSILCVFYASKVSAGFGQRVRNQVFTHVESMSVQDFYQLGTASLVTRTTNDIMKVQQVLTMLLRVMLMAPLMFIGAVTLALTIDPVLSMWLIAPLPIIVGAVFLISKKAVPLFKSLQQKNDRLTLVLRESLTGLRTIRAFNRVNQEQVRFNKMNVDVSDTAMNANKLMVSLTPIMIFVLNFSLIFLIWFGAFRIESGSLMVGELMAFIQYAMQMMFAVTIASVMIVAIPRAAVSANRILEVLDTVSESKGTRETWHTDAGKGQLEFRQVSFRYPGAEKPVIQEVSFTAKPGETTAIVGGTGAGKSTLIQLIPRLFVGDAGSILLDGVDIRDIPYENVRAQIGYVPQQSFVFKGTIAENIRHGYESATDEEVQHAASIAQATEFISELKDGYDSTLAQQGTNVSGGQRQRLAIARALVRKPALYLFDDSFSALDFHTHTLLRQALQKETEAATVIIATQQVESIKQADQIVVLSEGSVAGIGSHEELLEHCTVYQEMVAAKQAEEVTA; encoded by the coding sequence ATGATGAGGTTGTTTGCCTATGTAAAGCCATTTCGGATCCAGATCGTCTGGGTTATCGCGTTCACATTTTTACAGGCTTTAGCACAATTAGTACTGCCGACATTAATGGCGAGAATTGTAGATGTAGGTATTGTTGAAGGGGACAGTGCTTTTATCCTACAAACAGGTGGATGGATGTTAGGTGTCTCCGCTGTTGGTGTTGTGTTCTCAATCCTGTGTGTGTTTTATGCTTCAAAAGTATCTGCAGGATTTGGACAAAGGGTACGTAATCAAGTTTTTACTCATGTAGAGAGTATGTCGGTTCAGGACTTTTATCAGCTAGGAACAGCATCGTTAGTTACACGGACAACAAACGACATCATGAAAGTGCAACAGGTGCTGACCATGTTGTTGCGGGTCATGTTAATGGCACCACTCATGTTTATTGGAGCTGTGACCCTGGCACTAACAATTGATCCCGTCCTTTCTATGTGGTTGATAGCACCACTACCAATCATCGTTGGAGCTGTATTCTTGATCTCCAAGAAGGCGGTTCCGTTGTTTAAATCATTACAACAAAAAAATGACCGACTCACATTAGTCTTACGGGAGAGTTTAACAGGGCTTCGAACAATTCGTGCATTTAATCGCGTGAATCAGGAGCAGGTCCGATTTAACAAGATGAATGTGGATGTGTCAGATACAGCGATGAATGCGAACAAGCTCATGGTCTCGCTCACGCCAATTATGATATTTGTCTTAAACTTCTCGTTGATCTTTCTCATTTGGTTTGGAGCGTTTCGAATTGAGAGTGGCTCACTCATGGTCGGTGAATTGATGGCTTTTATTCAGTATGCGATGCAGATGATGTTTGCTGTAACAATCGCCTCCGTCATGATAGTCGCTATACCTCGCGCAGCTGTTTCTGCAAATCGAATTCTTGAAGTACTAGATACGGTTTCTGAGAGCAAAGGAACTAGAGAAACGTGGCATACCGATGCAGGAAAAGGTCAGCTTGAATTTAGACAAGTATCGTTTCGATATCCAGGAGCGGAGAAACCTGTCATCCAAGAAGTTTCGTTTACGGCAAAGCCAGGAGAAACAACAGCCATCGTAGGAGGAACAGGTGCAGGGAAATCAACTTTAATTCAGCTCATTCCTCGGTTATTTGTGGGTGACGCAGGCTCAATTCTCTTAGATGGTGTAGACATTCGTGATATACCGTATGAGAATGTGCGAGCACAGATAGGGTATGTGCCTCAACAATCCTTTGTTTTTAAAGGGACGATTGCCGAAAACATACGTCATGGTTATGAATCAGCTACAGATGAGGAAGTCCAACATGCAGCTAGCATAGCGCAAGCCACGGAGTTTATCTCAGAATTGAAAGACGGATATGATTCTACTTTAGCTCAGCAAGGAACGAATGTTTCCGGTGGGCAACGTCAGCGTTTAGCTATTGCTCGTGCGCTAGTGAGAAAACCCGCACTCTATTTGTTTGATGATAGTTTTTCTGCGCTTGATTTTCATACACATACCTTGCTCCGCCAAGCTCTTCAGAAGGAGACGGAAGCTGCCACTGTAATCATTGCCACACAACAAGTGGAATCGATCAAACAGGCAGATCAGATTGTCGTCTTATCAGAGGGATCCGTTGCAGGGATTGGTTCGCATGAAGAATTGCTTGAGCACTGCACGGTATATCAAGAGATGGTCGCAGCTAAGCAGGCAGAGGAGGTAACTGCATGA
- a CDS encoding ABC transporter ATP-binding protein, with translation MSNKQRIPPTKKRETTQKPKDTKGSLLRLLRYVGSFRWRLAILSVAAIIGTAFTILSPKILGLAVTELFQGVTGDGINFFLVLQILLVLGGLYLLSGYFTYVQEYVMVGIAQRVTRMMRQEMNEKLDRLPLQFYDTRTRGDLLSRAINDLEKVSSTLQQSLTQLITSLITMIGVTIMMLTISPLLTLITMLILPLSLLITKHVVTRSQNYFIKQQQVLGILNGHVEEMYTGHQVVKTFGREEQSIDRFKKINTVLYDSTWRAQFISGLMVPFLSFVGNLVYVLVCVIGAIFVAGGRMAIGDIQAFIMYVRLFSQPIQKVANITNVVQSTVAAAERIFEILDEPEEKSELDVLLNHTHTKGNITFEDVSFAYRENQPLLQNINLKVGQGQKVAIIGSTGAGKSTLMNLLLRFYDVDQGQITIDGNNIQQMRREDVRAQFGLVLQEPWLSSSTVKANIAYGNEKATEDEIVQAARAAHADHFIRTLPHGYETVLNELGSNISQGQKQLLTIARALLSNPSILVLDEATANVDSRTEHHIQEAMAHLMKGRTSFIIAHRLSTIRDADLILVMEQGSIVDQGSHDELLAKGGFYANLYKQHA, from the coding sequence ATGAGCAATAAACAACGAATCCCTCCTACAAAAAAAAGAGAAACCACCCAAAAACCGAAAGACACGAAAGGGAGTCTTCTAAGGCTTCTTCGTTACGTAGGGTCATTCAGGTGGCGCTTAGCCATTCTAAGTGTTGCAGCGATCATTGGCACTGCCTTTACGATTCTGAGTCCGAAAATTCTTGGTTTAGCTGTTACAGAGTTGTTTCAAGGTGTTACAGGTGATGGGATTAACTTCTTTCTAGTGTTGCAAATTTTACTTGTGCTTGGTGGGCTCTATCTACTAAGTGGTTATTTTACCTATGTTCAAGAATACGTCATGGTAGGGATTGCCCAGAGGGTTACTCGTATGATGCGACAGGAAATGAATGAAAAGCTGGACCGGTTACCCCTGCAATTTTATGATACAAGGACTAGGGGAGATCTGCTAAGCCGTGCTATTAATGACTTAGAAAAGGTCAGTAGTACCTTACAACAGAGTTTGACGCAACTAATCACGTCATTGATTACAATGATTGGGGTTACCATTATGATGTTAACCATCAGCCCTCTTTTAACGCTGATCACTATGCTCATTCTCCCATTAAGCCTTCTGATTACAAAACATGTAGTGACACGTTCACAAAATTACTTTATTAAACAGCAACAAGTCCTTGGGATTCTGAATGGTCATGTGGAGGAAATGTATACAGGCCATCAAGTTGTTAAGACATTTGGTAGGGAAGAACAATCCATTGACCGATTCAAGAAGATCAATACCGTACTGTATGACTCGACGTGGCGTGCGCAATTTATTTCGGGTCTGATGGTACCATTTTTAAGCTTTGTTGGGAATCTTGTATACGTGTTAGTCTGTGTGATCGGAGCGATCTTTGTGGCAGGAGGTAGGATGGCAATTGGTGACATCCAAGCATTTATCATGTATGTACGGCTCTTTTCTCAACCAATTCAGAAAGTAGCCAATATCACAAATGTGGTTCAATCAACCGTTGCCGCAGCAGAACGAATCTTTGAGATACTAGATGAACCAGAAGAAAAATCGGAATTAGATGTTTTGCTAAATCATACACACACGAAAGGTAATATAACATTTGAGGACGTGTCTTTTGCTTATCGAGAAAACCAGCCTTTACTTCAAAATATTAATTTAAAGGTGGGTCAAGGACAGAAGGTAGCGATTATTGGATCAACTGGTGCTGGAAAATCAACCTTAATGAATTTGTTGCTTCGTTTTTATGATGTGGATCAAGGGCAAATAACTATAGACGGAAATAACATTCAGCAAATGAGACGAGAGGATGTACGCGCGCAATTTGGTCTTGTCTTGCAAGAGCCTTGGCTCTCTAGTTCAACTGTTAAAGCAAACATTGCCTATGGAAATGAAAAGGCTACAGAAGATGAGATTGTACAAGCGGCTCGTGCTGCACATGCGGACCACTTTATTCGAACGCTGCCTCATGGATATGAAACGGTCTTGAATGAATTAGGATCCAATATATCTCAAGGGCAGAAACAACTCCTGACAATTGCTCGAGCACTCCTTTCTAATCCATCCATCCTCGTGCTTGATGAAGCAACAGCGAATGTTGATTCTAGAACGGAACACCATATTCAAGAAGCAATGGCTCATTTGATGAAGGGGCGTACAAGTTTTATCATTGCTCATCGCCTCTCGACCATTCGGGATGCTGATTTGATTCTTGTGATGGAACAAGGAAGTATTGTGGACCAGGGGAGCCATGATGAACTCCTCGCTAAAGGAGGGTTTTACGCCAATTTGTATAAACAGCATGCATAG
- a CDS encoding sporulation protein YjcZ, with the protein MFGGNRGYGYDRYGGGYRRGGGGMGCGCTLVILAIIAAVVVVAYFYFQNSN; encoded by the coding sequence ATGTTCGGAGGTAATCGTGGCTATGGATACGATCGATACGGTGGGGGTTACAGACGTGGCGGCGGAGGTATGGGATGTGGCTGTACACTCGTTATACTAGCCATCATCGCAGCAGTTGTTGTCGTTGCCTATTTTTATTTTCAAAACTCAAATTAA
- the araA gene encoding L-arabinose isomerase translates to MTQQKTIEYWFVTGSQHLYGEEAIQEVQSHTEQMVKALNESTSIAFTIKLKEVATNPEGITRLCADANADDACGGIIAWMHTFSPAKMWIAGLNLLTKPLLHLHTQFNRDIPWDSIDMDFMNLNQSAHGDREFGFIGARMKLPRKVIAGYWADERVQERMGTWMRTTAAAIQSKSIRIARFGDNMNEVAVTEGDKVEAQLTFGWSVQGYGIGDLVEVVDAITDEEVEELYKVYEQEYEIDPEADKQAIMEQARIELGLKRFLVDGNFGGFTTNFDTLHGLSQLPGLAVQRLMQQGYGFGGEGDWKTAALLRMMKLMADNEQTSFMEDYTYHFEEGNEMILGSHMLEVCPTISSEKPRIEVHPLSIGGKSDPARMVFDSIKGEALVASLIHLGDRFRLVINEVTAVASEHETPLLPVAKVLWKPKPSLETSAEAWIHAGGAHHTVMSYKITPEQLLDWAKLVGIEAVVINENTTIQGIENELKWNELAFKFSR, encoded by the coding sequence ATGACACAACAAAAAACGATTGAATACTGGTTTGTGACAGGGAGTCAGCACTTGTACGGAGAGGAAGCGATTCAAGAGGTACAGAGTCATACCGAACAAATGGTTAAAGCATTAAATGAAAGTACGTCCATTGCATTTACGATAAAGTTAAAGGAAGTAGCTACAAATCCAGAGGGAATTACAAGATTATGTGCGGATGCAAATGCTGATGATGCATGTGGAGGAATCATTGCATGGATGCATACATTCTCCCCAGCAAAAATGTGGATTGCAGGATTGAACTTGCTCACAAAGCCGCTCCTTCACTTGCACACTCAATTTAACCGTGACATCCCATGGGATTCCATTGATATGGACTTCATGAACTTAAATCAATCTGCTCATGGCGACCGTGAATTTGGTTTTATTGGTGCAAGAATGAAGCTCCCACGAAAGGTCATTGCAGGATACTGGGCAGATGAACGAGTGCAAGAGAGAATGGGTACGTGGATGAGAACAACGGCTGCTGCGATTCAAAGCAAATCTATACGTATTGCTCGTTTTGGCGATAACATGAACGAGGTAGCCGTCACTGAAGGAGACAAGGTAGAAGCCCAGCTAACATTTGGTTGGTCCGTACAAGGTTATGGTATTGGGGATCTTGTGGAAGTGGTGGATGCTATTACGGACGAAGAGGTTGAAGAGTTATATAAAGTGTATGAACAAGAATACGAGATTGATCCTGAGGCTGATAAACAAGCGATCATGGAACAGGCACGTATTGAGCTTGGCTTAAAAAGGTTTCTTGTGGACGGAAACTTCGGAGGCTTTACAACAAACTTTGATACATTACACGGGCTAAGTCAGCTGCCAGGTCTCGCTGTTCAACGATTGATGCAGCAAGGCTACGGATTTGGAGGAGAAGGTGACTGGAAAACAGCCGCTCTCCTGCGCATGATGAAGCTGATGGCAGACAATGAACAAACGTCGTTTATGGAGGATTACACCTACCACTTTGAAGAAGGAAACGAAATGATTCTCGGTTCCCATATGCTTGAGGTATGTCCGACAATTTCTTCAGAAAAACCAAGAATTGAAGTTCATCCACTATCCATTGGAGGGAAATCTGATCCAGCACGCATGGTGTTTGACAGCATTAAAGGAGAAGCCTTAGTTGCATCTCTTATTCATTTAGGAGACCGTTTCCGCTTAGTCATCAACGAAGTAACAGCTGTAGCATCAGAGCATGAGACTCCATTACTGCCTGTGGCAAAGGTACTTTGGAAGCCAAAGCCTTCACTTGAAACCTCAGCCGAAGCCTGGATTCATGCTGGAGGAGCACATCATACGGTCATGTCGTATAAAATTACACCAGAGCAATTGCTAGATTGGGCGAAGCTTGTTGGAATTGAGGCGGTAGTGATTAACGAGAATACGACCATCCAGGGCATTGAGAATGAATTGAAGTGGAATGAGCTTGCATTTAAATTCAGTAGATAA